cccaaagcagctcacaaacagtttttccttcctctccccacaacagataccttgtgaggtagatgagacacCTGAGACAGGCCCTGAGacaactgtgacaggcccaaggtcacccagcaggcctcacgtatCTCACAGAGGCTCacgatcacctacccttcctctctccacaacaaccaccctgtgaggtaggtggggctgagagagctctgtgacaactgtgactggcccaaggtcacccagggagttgcatgtggaggaggagtggggaatcaaaactggctctccatattagaggccaccgctcttaaccaccacaccaagctggctttatgaTAATCCAAAAGGTTAGTTCCTTTGGGACAGTGGTTGCTAACCTTTTCTTTATTAACAGCTACATTTGAATAATGGCGCCCCAtacaactcccctccccaaaacatattcccaaaagagcactagaaataaaatagataaaataaaaaccTATTTTAGAAAGCCCAAAGCAGATCTTTTCACATTTCTTCCTAGGTCTTCTAGGAGTTTCAGGAATTATAGGAGCTAATTGGGAGTGTCTACTGAGCTGCCTATTGGATATCCTTGCGATGGGGTTTTCAGGATGCCTGATATCTTACTCAGAATAGCAAGTAAGCCTATGTGGTAATTCAAGATTGCTGAATCCAGCATAGCAAGTAGATAGACAAGGAGTCTTGAATCTTCAGTTATAATTTCTTTAATGAGCAGTATTCTTTAATGTTTCCCAATGTTAAACAGTGCTTTGATAAAGCTTTGATATTCCAATTGAAAAACAGTTCAAAAAGCAGCTATGCAAAACTGGCCGATATTCCAAACGCAAGCTTTGCATAGCCGCTGTTTGAATTGTTTTTCAATAGCCTTTGTTTGGCTGCTGAAAtattctggaagaagaagagttggttcttacatggttcttatatggttctcactttgctctacccaaaggagtctcaaagcagcttacagtcaccttcccttcactctccccgcaacagacaccctgtaaggctgaggctgagaaagccctgagattactgcttggtcagaacagctttatcagtgctgtggcaagcccaaggtcacccagctggctgcacgtgggggagcgcggaatcaaatccagattaccagatcagaagtccacacttctaaccactataccaagctggcactctACTAGAATTGAATAGCCTATTCTGTATTTTTCAGTGGGTCACACCCTTCTGTTCCTGTAACTGATATCTTActcaagtattttttttcttctgcttaaaaCCTCCTAAAGCAgatgttctcaacctgggggtcgggacccctttggggattgaacgaccctttcacagaggtcacggcacagcgagcagcttggccaggagggtgctgccactgttgccgctccttctgaaggcgcccaccaatttatatacaatttataactaatttatatacaatcatgaacaatggatcttcacaccattggtcagtttcggtctaatttctgtgaaagaacattggcATtatcttatggttgggggtcaccacaatatgaggaactgtattaaagggtcgcaacattaggaaggttgatcagaattgtgaccacccctgcttatgtgttatatgtaacttttgttgatgttaattggggtttttatggggattttattgtgttttttaactatttatgttgtaaatcgTCTTATTTGgatggtctaaaaattaaataataataataataataataataataataataataataataataataataataataataataataaccactgTCCTAAAGGTTTGAATAAAAATACTAAAAACTGCTAATGAGTTTAGGGGATTTATGCTGCCTTCCCAAAGTCCTGCTTGAGGTGACTTAAATTTAAAAGGTACCAAAtaatcatttcttttttaaaatccactatcaatataaaaacagaacaaactgTTATAAATAAACCATTTGAGAAACTCCACCTACTACACCAGCATAAAATGTCCACGGTTATACCCCAATCACGCATGTTCACCTGTCACTTTACAGCCTATTAAGAAGATAATAACATTGTGGCCCAGGATTGCCCAGGCTAATCTAACGTCatttgatctcagaagctaagcagggttgaccctggttagtattagaatgggagaccaccaaggaataccaggatggCTATATActgaaggaaatgacaaacctatgtcattagaaggcaaggtATTGCGGCtaaagctcatttactttggacacatcatgcgatcaaactcgctagaaaaatcattaatgctcggcatggtcagcggcaaaaggaaacgtggtcaccaaaggatccactggctcgacacgatcaaagcctacacagggatgaccatgaaccaactaaaagaagcggtcattgacagagacgcatggaggaaactttcctatagaatcaatGTGAGCCGGACACGACTggacggatgacatcatcatcatcaatgacAAGCCTCtgctgtagttttttttttttttacttgaaaacactatagggctgccaggtcagctgtgacttgactgcactttATAGACACATAGAGTTGTAGTCGAGGACTCAGCGCCATTTTTAACCCTAGAAGTTTAGATTTGTGGAGGTTCCCTTATTATCTCATTCAGTTCTGACTGACCCCAATATGGAAATACAcatattaaaaaacacacacattagctctgctggatcataccagtggcCTCTCTAATCCACCAACCTATCTACACTTGTGGCCATAATTACAtccactggcagcaaattctacaatttaattacttgtcaagtttttaaaaagtggttcatCTTGTCTGCACAACAACATCATTGGGTGTCCCTGACCAATTgtaattttgcaggaaggtggggttgcGTTCtcacattggcctattatgcacggccgctgaaacggagGTATGGAGaatgcagaagaggaagaagtgaatcaaaccgcttacacacgggatggaacgcaatggtggcaaagcccagagtatccaattatgcacgcggctactccggagccgcttctggttgcgccctggtcccgggaagctccactttcttccgcatcttgctaatgcggctttttcggtggcatacattgactctgcgcccggttgccacctgcagcgtgcataattggtgattttagctgccgccattccaccctgaatgcagaccttccactccatgcataatgggccatcatCCTACcttcttgcaccccccccccacacacacacacacacatacggtgAAACCTTTCCACTGTGGCCACATCACCAATGGGATGCATTTCGGCGGCACAGCTGGTCTGCTGctctctgtgtccccatggggatatgcagaatgacaaaaaaaaaacccacaaacattTTTCCCTGTACCGTCatgagtggggcatttttggtccccTCCTAGCGACTGTAGCTTATGTGCATGGGACTGGCCCGGCCTGGCTGCCGATGGCAGCTGTGGCAAAAAttagaatgctgaaaaatcagtgttcccttgctgtgggccatctgAGGGCCTAaggcaggccagggctgggaggagtCTGGCCCAGCACCAAAGTCATTCATAAGCAGTGATTAGCCCCATTGCCATGCAAGCACtggcccagcctttcctccctgtgcataatcggtccctgAGTTTAATGTcatgggagaaggagagaaagctcCCCATTTCTTCTACCCCAatcatacttttatttattttagatttatataccgcccttccatacagctctggacctctatggcccattatgcacggagtggaaggtctgcattcggggtggaatggcggcagttaaaatcaccaattatgcacgctgcaggcagcaactgggcacagagtcaacgtatgccgccaaaaaagctgcgttagcaagATCTGGAAGAAAGtagagcttcccaggaccagggcgcaaccataAGCGGCActggagtagccgcatgcataatcggatattctgggttttgccgccgttgtgttccatcccgtgcataagtggtttccttcacttcttcctcctccgcattctccattccgccgtttcagcggccgtgcataataggcatTTGACATCTCCCTTCagccttttttctttctgaactgaaaagttccagactctCTACCATTTCCTCATAAGAAATATGAGCCAACAACTTAATCAACTTGTTTTTTCTCTTCTGTATTATCTCCAAAACTTTCTCCAGACCTGCAGCATCCTTTCAGAGATGTGGTGGTCACACACACAAAGGCAAGAAGATACTGAAACACCACAGATCAATTTATCCCCATACAGTAGAAGAAGGAATGGGATATAACCCCCCCAAAACTACACCTTTGGGATCAATTATAAATGCATATACATAGGAGATGAAGGGATGCATTCACATACCTGCAATTTTGTCATCTGAAAGTTCATTGCATTCATTGGTGATGTCCTGATGGTTGGGGTGTGGGGTGTCTGGAGCATGTCGTTGGGTTGTGGGAGCTGGGGTGGTTCTCACTGTAAATAAAATCAATTAGCAGATTTCATGGGCATTGCAAGATACGAAGAAAAAATAATGTTCTTAAGCCCTTGTCTTTATTTACTCATTGTATTCTTATATTTACATGTCACCAAAGGCTTACATAAGTTAAAATACAGCATGATATAACATAAAATTCTTTATTTATAACCCTCTTTTATTGtgaagactcaaggtggattacgcAGTGTAAACACACTTCAGTAGAAGATCAAGTGAGAATTTTTTGCATCTCCTACACTGGCTAGTACAGGTTCTTGAATGAGCTTACCCGGTAAGAAGACTGGGAGGCCTGAACTGAAGTATAAAATTTGATTGTAAAGAACAATGCAGTTATAAATGCCCTCATCCTTATTCGTGAAATTTTGCACTTTCAGTTTGTAAGTGTTGCCACTTTTTGCGACCTCATAGCCTGGGATTTTTTTGGCTAGTTGTGACCTTGAATTAACATATAAGATGAAGCGAGGATGGTAGGCATTGTTCTGACGGATCCAATACACCCCATAGTCTTGATAGTTTGTTTCGCAATCCAGCTCTACCAAGTCATTGTTGGCGTTGGGTTTTCTAATCATCTTAATCTTCATAGTATCAATTTGGGAGTTGCAGAAGcctggggagagaagagacatcAAAAGAGTTTATTTTACAGATTGCTATCAAAGTCTGGTTCCAGCTCGTCTTTTCCCAATTTCCATTCTCACTACAGATCCTATcacacatgttgttgtttttttgtatattttggacCCAGGATCCCCCATATACCCTTTTTGGATAGTCAAAGTTTCCTTTCACTCTTCACCGACAGAAAAGCTGGGAAGACCCATCTCAAAAgacacaaaggcccattatgcacgggccataaggcccgcaTAAGgccagcgcttcggttaaaatcacagaGAACGCACACTGCCGCCACGAGTGCAGGCGCCTCCCGAGTGCAGCTGCAGAAGACCCGCATTAAGCGAACGCAGAATCTTCt
The Paroedura picta isolate Pp20150507F chromosome 16, Ppicta_v3.0, whole genome shotgun sequence genome window above contains:
- the LOC143825572 gene encoding T-cell surface glycoprotein CD8 alpha chain-like; the protein is MTGISSLLRLSLMLCFCNSQIDTMKIKMIRKPNANNDLVELDCETNYQDYGVYWIRQNNAYHPRFILYVNSRSQLAKKIPGYEVAKSGNTYKLKVQNFTNKDEGIYNCIVLYNQILYFSSGLPVFLPVRTTPAPTTQRHAPDTPHPNHQDITNECNELSDDKIADPFDGLKIPCNPYIWIPLSGGCFLLLITLIIIITVCSDPRRRRRRCQCKRPLNGTNGKPIMPR